The following proteins come from a genomic window of Flavobacteriaceae bacterium MAR_2010_188:
- a CDS encoding Outer membrane protein beta-barrel domain-containing protein → MKKLVIVAALAMFGFNGFAQMESHFGVKAGVNFAKLTGDNVEDADGRTGFHIGAIYELMVGEKFFIQPELVYSQQGLQSKVDDFETKLKLDYLNIPVMAKYYISEDFAIEAGPQVGILMNAKGESDGRDTDVKDFFKGSDISLGGGLSYNMETGLFLQARYMIGISNVFDGGDEDTFGDDLTNSVLSFSVGYMF, encoded by the coding sequence ATGAAAAAATTAGTAATTGTGGCTGCACTGGCCATGTTTGGTTTTAACGGCTTCGCTCAAATGGAATCTCACTTTGGGGTGAAAGCTGGTGTTAACTTTGCCAAGTTAACTGGGGATAACGTTGAAGACGCAGATGGTCGTACGGGCTTTCACATTGGGGCGATTTACGAACTGATGGTGGGTGAAAAGTTCTTCATTCAACCAGAACTTGTTTACTCCCAACAGGGCCTTCAGTCTAAAGTCGACGATTTTGAGACTAAATTAAAACTGGATTATTTAAACATTCCAGTAATGGCGAAGTATTATATTTCAGAAGATTTTGCAATTGAAGCTGGTCCCCAAGTCGGGATTCTTATGAATGCGAAAGGCGAATCGGATGGAAGAGACACTGATGTAAAAGATTTCTTTAAAGGATCGGATATTTCATTAGGCGGTGGTCTTTCTTATAATATGGAAACCGGTCTATTTTTGCAAGCACGCTACATGATTGGTATTTCTAATGTTTTCGATGGTGGTGATGAAGATACTTTTGGGGATGACCTCACTAACTCTGTGTTGAGTTTCTCAGTAGGCTATATGTTTTAA
- a CDS encoding integrase/recombinase XerD encodes MLFRITFKDMKWTIAINDFVNYLKIERGLSQNSISNYKMDVEKLLDYLDLNDIKSSPLEINNETVQQFIYSQSKSLNPRSQARLISGLRSFFGYLVFEDYRKTNPLDNIESPKLGRKLPDTLSTSEIDKMILSIDLSKPEGQRNKAIIETLYSCGLRVSELIYLKISDLFFEEGFIKVTGKGNKERFVPIGASTEKYIELYRNDIRSHQEIAASSRDILFLNRRGKQLTRAMIFTIVKNLANNINLNKTISPHTFRHSFATHLLENGADLRAIQLMLGHESITTTEIYMHVDRSKLKDVLDKYHPRK; translated from the coding sequence TTGTTATTTAGGATTACTTTTAAGGATATGAAATGGACCATCGCGATAAACGATTTTGTGAACTATCTTAAGATTGAAAGAGGATTATCTCAAAACTCCATTTCCAATTATAAAATGGACGTTGAGAAATTGTTAGACTACTTAGATTTAAACGATATTAAGTCTTCTCCTCTTGAGATCAATAATGAAACGGTTCAACAATTTATTTATTCACAGTCTAAATCTTTGAATCCACGTTCCCAAGCGAGACTGATATCCGGACTTCGAAGTTTTTTCGGGTATTTGGTGTTCGAAGATTATAGAAAAACCAATCCATTAGACAATATAGAATCCCCAAAGCTGGGCAGAAAACTTCCTGATACCCTTTCTACATCTGAAATCGATAAAATGATTCTATCCATTGACCTCAGCAAACCAGAAGGACAGCGTAATAAGGCCATTATAGAAACACTTTATAGTTGCGGTTTACGAGTAAGTGAACTGATATATCTTAAGATTTCCGACTTGTTCTTTGAGGAAGGATTTATAAAAGTTACTGGAAAAGGAAATAAGGAACGATTCGTACCAATTGGCGCATCCACAGAAAAGTATATTGAACTCTATCGTAATGATATTAGAAGCCACCAAGAGATCGCCGCAAGCTCTCGGGATATTCTTTTTTTAAATAGAAGAGGAAAGCAGCTCACGAGGGCAATGATTTTTACGATTGTAAAGAATTTAGCTAATAATATAAACCTTAATAAAACTATTTCCCCACATACCTTCCGTCATTCATTTGCTACCCATCTTTTAGAAAATGGAGCAGATTTAAGGGCTATTCAACTCATGCTCGGCCACGAAAGTATAACGACTACAGAGATCTATATGCATGTCGATCGGTCCAAACTTAAAGATGTATTGGACAAATATCATCCGCGTAAATAA
- a CDS encoding ribonucrease Y, whose translation MEMNTIFLIVGGVVLGVVLGYIIAKMLEKNNASALIKEAHSEATTIVKSANLEGESIKKDKILQAKEKFIELKSEHEKVIHSRDKKISEAEKRTKDKESQVSSELAKAKKSNQDLEKKLADYDFRLDFLEKKKEEVDKAHKSQIRQLEVISGLSAEDAKSQLVDSLKNEAKTDAMAYIQETLEEAKLTAQQDAKKIIINTIQRIGTEEAIDNCVSVFNIESDDVKGRIIGREGRNIRAIEAATGVEIIVDDTPEAIILSCFDSVRREVARLSLHKLVTDGRIHPARIEEVVKKTAKQIDQEIIEVGKRTVIDLGIHGLHPELIKLVGRMKYRSSYGQNLLQHSREVAKLCGVMAAELGLNTKLAKRAGLLHDIGKVPDTEADIETPHAILGMQWAEKFGEKPEVCNAIGAHHDEIEMTTLLSPIIQVCDAISGARPGARRQVLDSYIQRLKDLEDVAFGFNGVNKAYAIQAGRELRVMVESEKVSDEQAANLSFNISQKIQTDMTYPGQVKVTVIRETRSVNIAK comes from the coding sequence ATGGAAATGAATACAATTTTTTTAATTGTGGGAGGGGTGGTTTTAGGAGTTGTCCTAGGCTATATCATAGCGAAGATGTTGGAGAAGAATAATGCATCAGCGCTTATTAAGGAGGCTCATAGTGAAGCTACTACCATAGTTAAATCTGCAAACTTAGAAGGTGAGTCGATTAAGAAAGATAAAATCCTTCAAGCAAAAGAAAAATTTATTGAACTTAAATCAGAACACGAAAAGGTAATCCACTCAAGGGATAAAAAAATATCTGAGGCAGAGAAGAGAACGAAGGATAAAGAGTCTCAAGTTTCAAGCGAATTGGCCAAAGCCAAAAAATCCAATCAGGATTTAGAAAAGAAGCTGGCCGATTACGACTTTAGATTGGATTTCTTAGAGAAGAAGAAAGAAGAAGTCGATAAGGCTCATAAGAGTCAGATTCGTCAATTAGAAGTCATCTCAGGACTTTCGGCTGAAGACGCCAAATCACAATTAGTTGATTCTCTTAAGAATGAAGCTAAGACTGATGCGATGGCTTATATTCAGGAAACTCTAGAAGAAGCTAAGCTTACGGCACAACAAGATGCCAAGAAAATCATTATTAACACAATTCAGAGAATCGGGACAGAAGAAGCAATAGACAACTGCGTTTCTGTATTCAATATCGAATCTGATGATGTTAAAGGTCGAATCATTGGCCGGGAAGGAAGAAATATTAGAGCGATAGAAGCAGCAACAGGTGTAGAGATTATTGTGGATGACACCCCTGAAGCTATCATCTTATCTTGCTTTGACTCCGTTAGGAGGGAAGTAGCGCGTTTGTCACTGCACAAATTAGTTACCGATGGACGTATACATCCTGCAAGAATTGAAGAAGTAGTTAAGAAAACGGCGAAACAAATCGATCAAGAAATCATTGAAGTCGGTAAGAGAACCGTAATTGATCTTGGTATTCACGGACTACATCCTGAACTGATAAAGTTGGTTGGTAGAATGAAATATCGTTCTTCTTATGGACAAAATTTGCTGCAACACTCAAGAGAAGTTGCAAAACTTTGTGGTGTAATGGCTGCAGAACTTGGGCTAAATACCAAATTAGCGAAACGTGCTGGTCTTTTACACGATATAGGAAAAGTTCCAGATACCGAAGCAGACATAGAAACGCCTCATGCAATCCTAGGAATGCAGTGGGCTGAAAAATTTGGCGAAAAACCAGAAGTTTGTAATGCAATTGGCGCTCACCACGACGAAATTGAGATGACCACCTTATTGTCTCCAATTATTCAGGTTTGTGATGCAATATCCGGTGCAAGACCAGGAGCAAGAAGACAGGTACTCGATTCTTATATTCAACGTCTTAAAGATTTAGAAGATGTTGCGTTTGGATTTAATGGGGTCAATAAGGCTTATGCTATACAGGCAGGTAGAGAACTTAGGGTGATGGTAGAGAGTGAAAAGGTTTCGGATGAACAAGCTGCTAATCTTTCATTTAATATTTCCCAAAAGATTCAAACCGATATGACTTATCCTGGACAAGTTAAGGTTACAGTGATACGTGAGACTAGATCGGTAAATATCGCGAAGTAG
- a CDS encoding cell division protein ZapA, whose product MAEPLKIKLSIANRVYPLTIDPSQEEGLRLAAKKIEGMIGQFEQNYSVRDKQDVLAMCALQFASQVEQKSIDKEYVNDDLQKRLEALDQLLKSHVNV is encoded by the coding sequence ATGGCCGAACCGTTAAAGATAAAATTATCTATCGCCAACCGGGTGTACCCTTTAACAATTGACCCAAGTCAAGAAGAAGGATTAAGGCTTGCGGCGAAGAAAATCGAAGGAATGATTGGGCAATTTGAGCAGAATTATTCCGTTAGGGATAAACAGGACGTACTAGCAATGTGCGCCTTGCAATTTGCTTCCCAAGTGGAGCAAAAGTCGATAGACAAGGAATATGTGAACGACGACCTTCAAAAGAGGCTAGAAGCTCTAGACCAACTTTTGAAGTCTCATGTTAACGTATAA
- a CDS encoding Peptidase family M23, which translates to MRFLPLFLLSFYFSFSQIDYPKDYFRSPLDIPIVLAGTFAELRSNHFHSGIDIKTQGREGLNVYAAADGYVSRIKIEHFGYGKAIYITHPNGYTTVYAHLNQLSPRLEKYIKQCQYEKESYAVEMFPAPSEYPISKGELIALSGNTGSSGGPHVHYEIRDNNERPINPMLFGVEVADTKVPKILSVYAYTADENASVNNEQGRIKLRLTPAKGGDFNSEKITASGEIGFGVVSYDQQDMANNKNGLYNIQTFTNGNKSLEIDFHRFSFGETKNINRLIDYEYYKVDDNRIQKLFVEPNNPLSIYKDAYENGYLKIEDNASYIYKIRIRDFAGNESWVSIPIEGVANQSLISESTTGNLEILENQSTTFEEGNYKVTIPANTVYDNQMINAKVSNDTLYLHEDILPLRKNFSIEYDISAYKDSDKDKLYIASLYGYYKKPSYLRTQRKDDKLVAWTDDFGMFTLGKDLDKPKIQPINFQDQKWISNQNTLVIKIEDELSGISDFRATINGKWILMEYEYKKKTLTYNFDDSVISEAENNLKLIVTDNVGNSSTFEATFFRK; encoded by the coding sequence ATGAGATTTTTACCCCTTTTTTTATTATCATTTTATTTCAGTTTTTCCCAAATCGATTATCCAAAGGATTATTTCCGCAGTCCCCTCGATATTCCCATCGTTTTAGCTGGGACTTTTGCCGAGCTACGATCTAATCATTTTCATTCAGGAATTGATATTAAAACACAAGGTCGGGAAGGACTAAACGTATATGCAGCCGCAGATGGATATGTTAGTAGAATTAAAATTGAACATTTTGGATACGGGAAAGCAATATATATTACTCACCCCAACGGATACACTACCGTTTATGCGCATTTAAATCAACTTTCTCCACGACTGGAAAAATACATTAAGCAATGCCAATACGAAAAGGAAAGTTATGCAGTAGAAATGTTTCCGGCGCCATCAGAATATCCCATCTCAAAAGGAGAACTTATCGCTCTATCCGGTAATACCGGAAGTTCGGGCGGTCCTCACGTACATTACGAAATTAGAGATAATAACGAAAGACCTATTAACCCAATGCTTTTTGGGGTGGAGGTTGCCGATACTAAAGTTCCAAAAATCTTGTCGGTCTATGCATATACCGCTGATGAAAACGCTTCTGTAAATAATGAGCAAGGACGGATAAAGTTACGGTTGACCCCAGCAAAGGGTGGAGATTTTAATTCTGAAAAAATCACAGCTTCCGGAGAAATCGGTTTTGGAGTGGTAAGTTACGACCAGCAAGATATGGCCAACAACAAAAACGGACTGTACAATATCCAGACCTTCACTAATGGTAATAAATCCTTAGAGATAGATTTTCATCGCTTTAGTTTTGGAGAGACCAAAAATATTAATAGGTTGATAGATTATGAATATTATAAAGTCGATGACAACCGAATCCAAAAACTATTTGTGGAACCAAACAATCCTTTGAGCATATACAAAGATGCCTATGAAAATGGTTATTTAAAAATTGAAGATAACGCATCATATATTTATAAAATTAGGATTAGGGACTTTGCCGGTAACGAATCTTGGGTATCCATCCCTATTGAAGGTGTTGCAAATCAGTCCTTAATCTCGGAATCAACTACCGGAAATTTAGAGATATTAGAAAATCAGTCAACAACTTTTGAAGAAGGGAATTATAAGGTAACCATTCCCGCAAATACTGTTTACGATAATCAAATGATAAATGCGAAGGTTTCAAATGATACCTTATATCTTCATGAAGATATTCTTCCATTGCGAAAAAATTTCAGCATAGAATATGACATCTCTGCTTACAAAGACAGCGATAAAGACAAATTGTATATCGCATCACTTTATGGATATTACAAAAAACCAAGTTATCTTAGAACGCAACGCAAAGACGATAAGCTGGTTGCTTGGACCGACGATTTCGGGATGTTTACTTTAGGTAAGGATTTGGATAAACCAAAGATTCAGCCGATTAACTTTCAGGACCAGAAATGGATCAGCAATCAGAATACTTTAGTTATTAAGATTGAAGATGAACTTTCTGGTATTAGTGATTTTAGGGCCACAATTAATGGAAAATGGATTTTGATGGAATACGAATACAAGAAAAAAACCTTGACCTATAATTTTGATGACTCAGTTATCTCCGAGGCAGAAAACAATTTGAAACTCATCGTTACGGATAATGTTGGAAATAGTTCTACATTTGAAGCAACATTTTTCAGAAAATAA
- a CDS encoding Outer membrane receptor proteins, mostly Fe transport yields the protein MRFKSLLPLLFLGLLSAFSFSQSATVKGIILSDGNNPIVDASIMAGEKGTVSNENGFYELTIPSDKIIRIEFTHISHARVVAEFNLKNGQVIEFNPVMKVEVEQIATVVIQSSNRKSVEGVTTIQPEILRTIKGAQPGVENILKTLPGVNISNELSTQYSVRGGNFDENLVYVNEIEVYRPFLVRSGQQEGLSFVNSDMVQNVEFSAGGFQAKYGDKLSSVLDIRYRTPIAFGIRTDLSLLGGSLTAEAVSKDSKFSGIAGVRYRDNSLLINSQETETTVVPVFTDAQSYLTYRFTDKFHLNFLGNISLNKYNFQPENRQTNFGTIDEPVALVVFYDGQEKDRYLTTFGAFKADYFVNENLTLKAIASAYHTNEQEFFDILAQYRLGEVNSNIGDEDLGEVEFTEGIGGQLTHARNNLDALIFNAEHKGDLKIEENIIEWSVKFSHEDIRDRLVEYEVIDSAGFSIRPPNFPIRNDQPYSAYSGPIVPFQNIRATNNVTIDRLQAYGQWSKRGKLGDNEVFYNAGVRIHHWSVSGDGFGTSIQTVFSPRAQFAIKPKWEKDMLFRAAGGVYYQPPFYRELRDSLGTVRPGVKAQKSFHLVLGNEYSFQMWERPFKLVTEAYYKKMTDVNPYTLENVRIRYRAKNNAEAYAYGLDLRLNGEFVKGTESWFSFGYLKTEENIEERGYISRPTDQRLKFGILFQDYVPRIPDLKMYLNLIYNTGVPGGSPSYADPYDYQNRLRDYKRADLGISYVLVGPDKTYDNGWKRAFKELTLGFEIFNMFDVQNSITNTWVRDVYSKRQFAIPNYLTPRVFNVRLSAAF from the coding sequence TTGAGATTTAAGTCTTTACTACCCTTACTTTTTCTTGGTCTATTAAGTGCCTTCTCTTTTTCCCAATCTGCTACCGTGAAAGGAATAATCCTCAGCGATGGCAATAACCCAATCGTCGATGCTTCAATTATGGCGGGTGAAAAAGGCACCGTGAGCAATGAAAATGGATTCTACGAACTAACGATTCCTTCAGACAAAATAATCAGAATTGAATTCACCCATATTTCTCATGCACGAGTAGTCGCAGAATTTAATTTGAAAAATGGTCAGGTTATAGAGTTTAATCCGGTGATGAAGGTCGAGGTAGAACAGATTGCGACGGTCGTCATACAAAGCAGTAATCGAAAAAGCGTTGAAGGTGTCACCACCATTCAACCTGAAATATTAAGGACTATAAAAGGAGCTCAGCCAGGTGTAGAAAATATCTTGAAGACCTTGCCCGGCGTGAATATTTCCAACGAACTTAGCACCCAATATTCTGTTAGAGGCGGAAACTTTGACGAGAATCTGGTCTATGTTAATGAAATTGAAGTATACCGTCCTTTTTTGGTAAGAAGCGGACAACAAGAAGGTTTGAGCTTTGTCAATTCGGATATGGTGCAGAACGTGGAATTTTCGGCAGGAGGATTTCAAGCGAAATACGGCGATAAATTATCTTCAGTTTTAGATATTCGATATAGAACACCAATTGCTTTTGGAATTAGGACAGACCTTAGCTTACTGGGTGGAAGTTTAACTGCCGAAGCAGTAAGTAAGGATTCAAAATTTAGCGGAATTGCCGGGGTAAGATATAGGGACAATAGCCTTCTTATAAATAGCCAAGAAACTGAAACCACTGTAGTACCTGTTTTTACCGACGCCCAAAGTTATTTAACCTATAGATTTACGGATAAATTTCATCTTAACTTTCTAGGAAATATTTCGTTGAATAAATATAATTTTCAACCAGAAAACCGTCAGACAAATTTCGGAACCATAGACGAGCCTGTTGCATTGGTAGTCTTTTATGATGGACAAGAAAAAGATCGCTATCTCACAACTTTTGGTGCATTTAAAGCAGATTATTTTGTAAACGAAAACTTAACCCTAAAAGCAATCGCTTCAGCTTATCACACCAACGAGCAAGAATTTTTTGATATTCTTGCCCAATATCGTTTGGGTGAAGTTAATAGCAATATCGGGGACGAAGATTTGGGTGAAGTTGAATTTACCGAGGGAATCGGTGGACAATTAACCCACGCAAGAAACAATCTTGATGCTTTGATTTTTAACGCTGAACATAAAGGCGACCTTAAAATTGAAGAAAACATTATTGAATGGTCTGTTAAATTTTCACATGAAGATATAAGGGACCGATTGGTGGAATATGAAGTCATTGACAGTGCAGGATTTTCAATAAGGCCGCCAAACTTTCCGATTAGGAACGACCAGCCCTACTCTGCTTATTCTGGGCCAATCGTACCTTTTCAAAATATACGGGCTACCAATAACGTGACAATTGATCGTTTACAAGCTTACGGACAGTGGAGCAAAAGAGGCAAACTTGGAGATAATGAGGTTTTTTATAATGCAGGTGTTAGAATCCATCACTGGTCCGTTAGTGGAGATGGTTTTGGCACGTCTATCCAAACCGTTTTTAGCCCAAGAGCTCAATTTGCGATAAAACCAAAATGGGAAAAGGACATGCTTTTTAGAGCGGCTGGTGGAGTTTACTACCAACCACCCTTTTATAGAGAATTAAGAGATTCGTTGGGAACGGTGAGACCTGGCGTTAAAGCTCAAAAGTCTTTTCATCTTGTGTTAGGTAATGAATATAGTTTCCAGATGTGGGAAAGACCATTTAAATTGGTCACCGAAGCCTACTACAAAAAAATGACCGACGTTAATCCGTATACATTAGAAAATGTTAGGATACGCTACCGCGCCAAGAACAACGCCGAAGCTTATGCTTATGGGCTAGATTTACGTCTTAATGGCGAGTTTGTAAAAGGAACCGAATCTTGGTTCAGCTTTGGCTATCTTAAAACCGAAGAAAATATTGAGGAGCGCGGATATATTTCTAGACCAACCGATCAGCGTCTAAAATTTGGGATTCTATTTCAGGATTATGTACCAAGAATTCCGGATTTAAAAATGTATTTAAACCTCATCTATAATACAGGAGTTCCAGGCGGTTCGCCTAGTTACGCCGACCCTTACGATTATCAGAATAGATTACGTGATTACAAACGTGCCGATTTAGGTATCAGTTATGTTTTGGTTGGTCCAGACAAGACCTATGATAATGGATGGAAGAGAGCCTTTAAGGAACTAACCTTAGGGTTTGAAATCTTTAATATGTTCGATGTTCAGAATAGCATTACCAACACTTGGGTGCGGGATGTATATAGCAAACGCCAATTTGCAATTCCCAACTATCTAACTCCAAGAGTCTTTAACGTACGACTTTCTGCAGCTTTTTAA
- a CDS encoding nitronate monooxygenase, with product MISTKLTQLLGITYPIIQAPMFLVSNVAMVSEAMKSGIAGCIPALNYRTLEELRDAAKDLKKQKVAGGAFGFNLIVNKSNLKYKAQLETICSEGCDFIITSLGSPEETIKQAHKAGIKVFCDVTDLNFAMKVEGLGADAIIAVNNEAGGHRGKISPKTLIKELTEKCNIPIISAGGVGNKEELQKMLDFGAEGVSVGSPFIASVEANVTEEYKQACVDYGAEDIVMTERISGTPCTVINTPYVRKIGTKQTWLERVLNKNKTLKKWVKMIRFSIGMKATENAATKATYKTVWVAGPSIEHTHQILSTKEIIQNLVD from the coding sequence ATGATATCAACAAAGCTTACCCAATTACTAGGCATTACATATCCAATCATCCAGGCACCAATGTTTTTGGTTTCCAATGTTGCCATGGTTTCTGAGGCTATGAAATCCGGGATTGCAGGTTGTATACCTGCACTAAATTATAGAACACTAGAAGAATTAAGAGACGCTGCTAAAGATTTAAAAAAACAGAAAGTGGCTGGCGGAGCTTTTGGGTTTAATCTTATCGTGAATAAATCGAACCTAAAATATAAAGCCCAATTAGAAACAATTTGTTCTGAAGGTTGTGATTTCATTATTACCTCTTTAGGAAGTCCAGAAGAAACGATTAAGCAGGCTCATAAAGCTGGAATCAAGGTGTTTTGTGATGTTACCGATTTAAACTTTGCAATGAAGGTTGAAGGCTTGGGTGCAGATGCAATCATTGCGGTAAATAATGAAGCAGGCGGTCATCGTGGAAAAATCTCTCCCAAAACTTTGATTAAGGAATTGACGGAAAAATGTAATATTCCCATAATATCTGCGGGAGGAGTTGGGAATAAGGAAGAGTTACAAAAAATGCTAGACTTCGGGGCAGAAGGGGTTTCGGTAGGAAGTCCTTTTATTGCGTCTGTTGAGGCTAATGTCACTGAAGAATATAAACAAGCGTGTGTAGATTATGGAGCAGAAGATATTGTAATGACCGAGAGAATTTCTGGTACGCCTTGCACGGTTATTAATACGCCATACGTTCGAAAGATAGGAACTAAGCAAACTTGGCTCGAAAGAGTTTTGAATAAGAATAAGACCTTAAAAAAATGGGTGAAGATGATTCGGTTTTCGATTGGGATGAAAGCGACGGAAAATGCTGCTACAAAAGCAACCTATAAAACAGTTTGGGTTGCCGGTCCTAGTATAGAGCACACTCACCAAATACTTTCCACTAAAGAAATAATACAGAATTTAGTCGATTGA
- a CDS encoding Lipocalin-like domain-containing protein, whose protein sequence is MKKLSFIFLFIITGALLSCSNDDGESKRTDGELVGTWKATSINTSGNAQTDVNGTPFNIPIAADVTNNNLTLVFNNDNTFTSSGSMDVDASISIVGTTYDQSLNAFNPIGSGTYTVSGNQILFTGNTDLGAVMIDELTDTLLILQLKNVVDTTQDGQDITATLNSTVKFARQ, encoded by the coding sequence ATGAAAAAATTAAGTTTTATATTTTTATTTATCATTACAGGCGCATTGCTCTCATGTTCTAATGATGACGGCGAATCAAAGAGGACTGACGGCGAATTGGTCGGTACTTGGAAAGCGACCAGCATAAACACTTCCGGAAACGCTCAAACAGACGTAAATGGAACACCTTTTAATATCCCGATTGCAGCAGATGTTACCAACAATAACCTTACTTTGGTTTTCAATAACGATAATACATTTACCTCATCAGGGTCTATGGACGTCGATGCTTCAATATCAATTGTAGGTACAACTTATGATCAATCTCTCAATGCTTTCAATCCAATCGGTTCAGGTACATATACCGTGAGCGGAAATCAAATTTTATTTACCGGAAATACAGATTTAGGCGCGGTTATGATTGATGAACTAACCGATACACTTTTAATTCTTCAACTTAAAAATGTTGTAGATACCACTCAAGATGGTCAAGATATTACGGCAACACTTAATTCTACGGTTAAGTTCGCTCGACAATAG